Below is a genomic region from Vitis riparia cultivar Riparia Gloire de Montpellier isolate 1030 chromosome 5, EGFV_Vit.rip_1.0, whole genome shotgun sequence.
ctttacattttttttcttttcttagtattttcctggaaccaaacataacctaaaggaatttaaaatgtatttaggtgaaataagagaagaaaatgagaacatTATCATGTTTCAATGgcttaataaaaatgaaaaaataaatcaatagcTCTATATATGAAGGAATATGGATTGGAATCTATAAGAATATGCCAAAtcctattttatattatcctttatatatgatataaaatgCCTCTTACACATATCGCAATGTTACATATATGATATTGGATTAATCGTTCCTTACACAACTGGCTATGctatatataaaatgttaagAGTCAAAATTGGAGGCTGATCTATGATGCTTCATAATgaagttacaatttttttcttttttgtctcaaagataaattattaGCAAGTAAtacttctttgttttgtttaaaatacaaattcatCTTTAACCTCTAGTGGCTTGCacattcaaaatataaattagaaCACTCCTTGTCTCTTGACAGCTGATTTGAATGCATCAAGTAAAATATAAACTTCTTATTAAGAAAGAAAGTTTACctaaattacttaaattaatctaattctttttcccctttttccatgactttttcacttttcaattAAGTTAGGCATTGAGGTGCTCATATTTAGGAGCCGGTGAATTGAACCAATTCAACCTGATATTTGGCGGGGTTTgaacaaacatttttaatactaagGTTAaatttgtgttaagtttttttcaacaaaaactcAATTTAGGTTGGACTAGGATCAAAGTTCGAATAACTCAAGCTTAATTCGAAtcgatttaatgtttttataatatttataatatctattattttttatataataatatttatttaattatcaacCTGACTAACTCCTTCAAATTGCAACCCTATTCATATTGGatacacttagattttttttttccaagattCATAACATCTTTATTTAGACTAAATATCCATTATCTAAATTAGGAAAATTTGTGAGATACCAAAATTAGAGTCCTTGTATGATTAAATTTGGactatgaaataaaaaattaataaaaatataaaatatcctTTTTTATCTGTTTTTCCATGGAAATGGATCAATATCTTTGAACAATGTGGGTCTTTTATAGACTACGAAAGATTAATATTCTCAACAAAAACCAGccagaataaataaataaataaggtttTCAGAGCAGAGCCAAGGAATGAATTTATGAGGGTCCATTACATTAGAAAAAGTAATCACAACTCCTCGTCAGGGTTAGCAAGAAGGTAGGCCTCAACCAGCATATACACTCCCATGGCTTTTTCCTTCCCTTCTCTGATACTCTCCTCCTTAATCTCAAACTCCCCCTTAGTGTGATACTCACTCCTCGTCTTGCAAATGCATCCTCCATCACCAGATTCCTCGAATTTCATCTCATAAACAATCGATTCAAGCTGATCACTAAGCACACCACCTTCAATCAAAGTGTATCTGCACTCTAGCTTCTCTTTGTCCACTGCATTGATCTTATACTTCAAATACTCGCAATCACTATCtgtaaaaaaaaccaaaccaaattcCTCATTATTCATACTGATCTGCCGCAGATATATTATAGGAATTTTCACTAAGAAAGTCGATTTTCTTGCTAGACTAACCACCAGAGAAGTTCGTCTGTGTAATGCTTCCAGCCCCACCATCACCTTCAACAAACTCGATGCTCTTTACTGATTCAGGCACCAACCTGGGGACAAGGATATGGGAATCCACGACCAGCGCCTTGAACATCCGAGCAGGAGAGACCGGAGTTACAAACTCTTGAGTAAAAGTTGTGACACCCATCTGTGCTTTGAAGGGGAGAAGGAGCTGAAGATGATCAACTTCGATGCAGAAGGTTTTGAGATATGGTGTTATATGGTTAGATTTTTGGTTTTGAGGTACCCTAAGTACTGTGAAAGTctatattcaaattcaatcttGATAGCACTCCATTATGGACTCATTCAATCCCTACATCCACAAAGATGAGCAGTTCaagattataataaaaaaatttaaggtggCCGCTAGAAGAACTTTCTGATAACCAAGAAAAAAGGGTTAAGTAATTTGATTTCTAATCTGAGTCTACACAAGttgatatataatttatacGCCTAATAGATTGGAAATCATTCCGTCCACCAGCTAAAGGGCAAGAGTCAACTAGTTGCTTTCACTTATGAACTCATTATTTGACATTAATAAGGGTAAACATGTTAAattctaatactattttttttataaaaaaaaaaaggttaaaatcaattttaattatcaaataatcttaacacttaaaataaaatttaagtaataaaatttaaatcaacaAATTGATCGAGATTAAGATAAGTCATTTTaacttacaaaatattaaattttcagTTCTACTGAGTAATACCTTAAtttgtcattttcttatttcttctaGATTCTATAAAGTAGTTCATTCAATTATGAAGGTCTATCAAGGTTATGTCTATTATCAAGTGTTGATATTAGAATTGGCACAATTTTATGCAACTATTGCCATTACATTCCATTCCCAAATGAAAATTGAACCATTCCTCCTTACAGCTGTTTGCAAATTAGCATAGATAGCTACCTTACCCTACAAgtttcattaatatatatatatatatatatatatatatatatatatagtaatgtTTTATGGAACAAAATTGACAAATTAAATCTTACAAATAGTTTATTTAGATGTCGTAATTAAGCATTATGTTACTATTTATCACAACAATGCCTTGCTCTTGAAGATGCTAGTTCAAAATAGGTTAAAATTAAGTATTCAAGAAAGTGACAAGTTAAAATTAAGTATTCCAATTATGAACAATATGTTACAAATATTATGCATATAAAGATAACTCAAATCACACAAAAAATATAGGATATTAAGTGAAAAATCACCTAGCAATCATGATTTTACCTGTTCAAATGCACTTCTTAAGGTTTTATACTATCAATACCTATACTCGTTTTTTACATCTCTGACATAACACTCTCCTATGCTTCCTTGTGAATCTCTTGAATTAAAGTTTCAAAATTAGAATCTTTGACCTCTGTTGATGTCAAATATACTTACAAGGCAAATCTACGAAGTATTAGGAGATGGAGGCTCAAGCTTTGGAAATGACAATTATTCTCTTAGAgttctctctttttttattcttcaaaacaaatcTATTTATACTCAAAAATCCTATGAACTAATTATGGAGAGTTTCCTAATTTTGAAACATTccaaaaaccttttaaaaattaaaaaaaaaaaaaagtaaaaatcaaatttggaaatGCCTAAAAGTCATCTCAATGTATGAACACTTGAAGGGAGCATTCAAACGCCCTATTGGTAGTTGAACACTTACTCCAAAATCAACTctccaatttccaatttttcaagCTTTTGTCCATAATTTCCAACATAGTATCATGTATTAGTCATCACATAAGTTTTACCAACCATAAATGAATACTTAATTACCTTGAATTTGATGACTTTGACTTAACCCAAATGTGAATCTAATGAAGTTCAAAGTTATCTTGAGATGACCAAGGATGTAAATTGCATCCAAtgagtaaaaaaatgaaataaaattatcaattaactcaaaatatcatcaacatatttGCTAAATATATggtatgaaatataattaataaattggtaattatatttaaaaatccaatcaaaattaaatattctaaaCACAAAATTGACATAAGACACAATAGTATTATCTTATTATATAGTAAGCttacaaaaattagttttacaGATTGAGATAATGGAATGACTAATCCCATGAATTTTAGGAGTCtaaacatgaaaagaaaaaaataaaggggaaaACTTTAATAATGTTGGCCCTCAATTGTTGACCTAATTAGTTAgtataatttcattaataattaGTTTCAcctcctttataaaaaaaaaattaatagaaaattaattCCACATAATGTACCATGGATGGTAATTGGATGTCTATAGTTAAAAATCTAGGCTTCTTATGGCATATGCAAagtatttcaaatattattacaatgaaatttaaatagaaTGCATGAGAAACCACATTATTTTACTACAAATGTCGCTTTAGAATATTCTATATATGTCCACAAAGatacaataatattaattatcttccaaaaatcatcatcataatTAGGAGataaaatttaacatttaaCTAATAGAATGAAAGCAATATGGGGATATATTAGgaaaaattatttccatatACAATACAAACTTGGGAGATAAAAATTAAACTGAAATTTAAACTAAATGGTGAAAGCAATATGGGGATATTTCTAATTTCATACTTGTACTTATTCCTTAATCTCTATCTATAAATACCCTGCTAATCCTCCATCATCTTTGTTCTTAGTATTTCtccatcatcttcatcactCCTCACTCACAAATTTATTGAGTTGTATCATGTCTTTAGATAAACATGAGTGGCACTAGCCATGTTGTGAAGCTTACATCCTCAATTACAACGGCAAGATTTTCCAAGGCATTATTTGTCGATTCTCATAACCTTCTCCTAACAATCTTGCTTGATGTCGTAAAAAGTATTGGTGTGATTAAAGGAAACAAAGATAATGGAACCCTcataacaataaattaatttctctAAGGTTGGGTCGATAAATCATAAATTTCTACATACTAGTTTTTTGTGTTCATGTACTTCAAATGAATAAGCTAAGACTCAGTTTGGCAATTCTTTTAAAAGACActttaagataaaaaaacatttttaaagaaaaattagactttggaaaaatctaaaaagcattttaaaaaaagtttaaaaaaaatcaattgtaatGATTCTCATAAAAACACTTGATATAAagaaaacaattatattttCGTTAAAACGTTTTACTTGTAGTGCTTTTATTAGTAACATCTTTAAAGAATCACTTAATCTTTAAATATAAACTAACAAAGTATTTTAATCATGTTTTTTACAATATTGTATTATAAAACAAAGTAACTTTGAAAGAATCCCCTAccaagtaatttaaaaaaaaaaactttatcaaatatttaatatttaatatgaaattaagCGCTTTCAAACATTGGAAAATCTTCAATAATATTACTTCTAAATGGATTCTAAATATATTGTGTTTGCAAGGAAATATGTGAAGAATCAAATCGATCT
It encodes:
- the LOC117915408 gene encoding major allergen Pru ar 1-like; the protein is MGVTTFTQEFVTPVSPARMFKALVVDSHILVPRLVPESVKSIEFVEGDGGAGSITQTNFSGDSDCEYLKYKINAVDKEKLECRYTLIEGGVLSDQLESIVYEMKFEESGDGGCICKTRSEYHTKGEFEIKEESIREGKEKAMGVYMLVEAYLLANPDEEL